The Streptomyces sp. NBC_01244 genome contains a region encoding:
- a CDS encoding carbohydrate ABC transporter permease, with amino-acid sequence MSPTSTAKAGPRPAETGPGSAPGSGAGTGPDDGPAAALRRTWRKASPYAYIAPFFTLFLAFGLFPLLYTAFVSLYRVELQTSGEMQWRGIANYTALFADEYFWISLRNTFTIGVLSTVPQLAMALGLAHLLNYKLRGRTFIRTAVLLPYATSVAAATLVFAQLFGRDFGLINYVIGLIGVDPVDWQTGTVASQIAVSSIVIWRWTGYNALIYLAGMQSIPHELYEAAGMDGASRWRQFIHVTLPGLRPTIVFTVIISTIGATQLFGEPLLFEGSISGGISHQYQTLGLYMYEQGWGFFHLGRAAAIAWVMFVLIVVLVGVNALIARRRARKEAGR; translated from the coding sequence GTGTCCCCCACCTCCACCGCGAAGGCCGGACCCCGCCCGGCCGAAACCGGTCCCGGGTCCGCTCCCGGATCCGGTGCCGGGACCGGCCCGGACGACGGTCCTGCAGCCGCTCTCCGGCGTACCTGGCGCAAGGCCTCCCCCTACGCCTACATCGCCCCCTTCTTCACCCTGTTCCTGGCCTTCGGCCTCTTCCCGCTCCTCTACACGGCGTTCGTCTCCCTCTACCGCGTCGAGCTCCAGACGAGTGGCGAGATGCAGTGGCGGGGCATCGCCAACTACACCGCGCTCTTCGCCGACGAGTACTTCTGGATCTCGCTGCGCAACACGTTCACCATCGGCGTGCTGTCCACCGTGCCCCAGCTCGCGATGGCACTGGGCCTGGCGCACCTGCTCAACTACAAGCTGCGCGGCCGGACGTTCATCAGGACCGCCGTCCTGCTCCCCTACGCGACGTCCGTCGCCGCCGCCACGCTCGTCTTCGCCCAGCTCTTCGGCCGCGACTTCGGGCTGATCAACTACGTCATCGGACTCATCGGCGTCGACCCGGTGGACTGGCAGACGGGCACGGTCGCCTCACAGATCGCCGTATCGTCGATCGTGATCTGGCGCTGGACGGGCTACAACGCGCTGATCTACCTGGCGGGCATGCAGTCGATCCCGCACGAGCTGTACGAGGCCGCGGGGATGGACGGGGCCTCTCGCTGGCGCCAGTTCATCCACGTGACCCTTCCCGGGCTGCGGCCGACCATCGTCTTCACGGTGATCATTTCGACGATCGGCGCGACCCAGCTCTTCGGTGAGCCGCTGCTGTTCGAGGGGTCGATCTCCGGCGGCATCTCACACCAGTACCAGACCCTCGGCCTGTACATGTACGAGCAGGGCTGGGGCTTCTTCCACCTGGGGCGGGCCGCGGCCATCGCCTGGGTGATGTTCGTCCTGATCGTGGTGCTCGTCGGGGTCAATGCCCTGATCGCGCGCCGCCGTGCACGCAAGGAGGCCGGCCGATGA
- a CDS encoding glycosyl hydrolase gives MRASLSRPAVATLLAIGLAAVGLGPAASPAAAATIPAGSGSYTDIRPAGTSGPTTNTGAPVTPKLTAAARDKPVPTNDWWTSLAYQRYGDNPYSTPMYGHPLTYQAKASGLEVGYPTTPAIVGDGRQYEYAHKADLTVGLTGLNSPDTKADAWSDWTVTPYWADGSRTFRATIGHGMPFVYAKGSGGDARITTASTPTVFADNGNVLGITVAGHHYALFAPTGADWNVSGTTITAGLAGKDYFSLAVLPSTDALATYRKYAFSFVTGSQVAWQNAGGDVRATYTLTTEAKEGAERGTLQALYRHQWLHTTDALTPYTYVSPRGTMKVREAASFTTSQKNSGVLPALPASSGVDRARLTGYLNEVANASDPFSGATDTYWAGKALGRLAQLVPVADQIGQTATRDKLIGLMKGRLQEWFTAGGASGFSYDKDWKTLTGYPASYGSDTELNDHHFHYSYYVYAAAIIAQYDQAWAADSAWGAMIKHLIRDTANPSRTDSAYPFLRGFDVYAGHSWASGHQGFAAGNNQESSSESVNLSAGLVLWGAATGDTSLRDLGSYLLTTESEAITQYWFDASEQVFPASYKYGTVGMVWGSGAAYSTWWTANPEEIHGINVLPVSGGSLHLAREKAAITRNIAEMERENGGPAQEWRDLLWEFEALADPTSAKAKWDGVNGNYTPEQGESKAHAYHWINTLGTLGAPDMTVSGDLPTSAVFSKNGTRTYAAHNHGSAARTVTFSDGKTLAVPARSTATGTGAGNPDPEEPGPSTGNTFRLKTGGVLTTATTDPAGADTLASADGVNRDGTPYRPNVYEVKQVNGKLAAGVATAFRLRVDAGARVGLAPQVRVSYDLTGDGTFDRTETFRYFATDPVAGWEEYTQAVGAQAVTGSLGELKNGTVRLEIWNALGTGTSQVQTGTDAAVLRIPYV, from the coding sequence GTGCGAGCCTCCCTCTCCAGACCCGCAGTGGCGACGCTCCTGGCCATCGGCCTGGCCGCCGTCGGCCTGGGCCCCGCCGCCTCCCCGGCGGCCGCCGCCACCATTCCTGCGGGTTCCGGTAGTTACACCGACATCCGACCCGCCGGCACGTCAGGACCCACGACGAACACCGGCGCCCCCGTCACCCCCAAACTCACCGCCGCCGCCCGGGACAAGCCGGTCCCGACCAACGACTGGTGGACCTCGCTCGCCTACCAGCGCTACGGCGACAATCCGTACTCCACCCCCATGTACGGCCACCCCCTCACCTACCAGGCCAAGGCCTCCGGACTGGAGGTCGGCTACCCGACCACGCCCGCGATCGTCGGTGACGGCCGGCAGTACGAGTACGCCCACAAGGCAGACCTCACCGTCGGCCTCACCGGCCTGAACTCTCCCGACACCAAGGCCGATGCCTGGTCGGACTGGACGGTCACCCCGTACTGGGCGGACGGCTCCCGGACCTTCCGCGCCACCATCGGCCACGGCATGCCCTTCGTGTACGCCAAGGGCTCCGGTGGCGACGCCCGCATCACGACCGCCTCCACGCCCACCGTCTTCGCGGACAACGGCAACGTCCTCGGCATCACGGTCGCCGGTCACCACTACGCGCTCTTCGCCCCGACCGGCGCCGACTGGAACGTCTCCGGCACCACGATCACCGCGGGACTCGCCGGCAAGGACTACTTCTCGCTCGCCGTCCTGCCCTCCACGGACGCGCTGGCGACCTACCGCAAGTACGCCTTCAGCTTCGTCACCGGCTCCCAGGTGGCTTGGCAGAACGCCGGCGGCGACGTCCGGGCGACCTACACCCTGACCACGGAGGCCAAGGAGGGCGCCGAGCGCGGCACGCTCCAGGCCCTCTACCGCCACCAGTGGCTGCACACCACCGACGCGCTGACCCCGTACACGTACGTCTCGCCGCGCGGCACCATGAAGGTGCGCGAGGCCGCCTCCTTCACCACCAGTCAGAAGAACAGCGGCGTGCTGCCCGCCCTCCCCGCCTCCAGCGGTGTCGACCGTGCCCGGCTGACCGGCTACCTCAACGAGGTGGCCAACGCCTCCGACCCGTTCTCCGGGGCCACCGACACCTACTGGGCCGGCAAGGCACTCGGCCGCCTCGCCCAACTGGTGCCCGTGGCCGACCAGATCGGCCAGACCGCGACCCGCGACAAGCTCATCGGCCTGATGAAGGGCCGGCTCCAGGAGTGGTTCACGGCGGGCGGGGCGAGTGGGTTCAGCTACGACAAGGACTGGAAGACCCTCACCGGCTACCCGGCCTCGTACGGCAGCGACACCGAACTCAACGACCACCACTTCCACTACAGCTACTACGTCTACGCGGCGGCGATCATCGCCCAGTACGACCAGGCCTGGGCCGCCGACTCGGCCTGGGGCGCGATGATCAAGCACCTGATCCGCGACACCGCCAATCCGAGCCGCACCGACTCGGCGTACCCCTTCCTGCGCGGCTTCGACGTGTACGCGGGCCACAGCTGGGCCTCCGGCCACCAGGGCTTCGCGGCCGGCAACAATCAGGAGTCCTCGTCGGAGTCCGTCAACCTCAGCGCCGGTCTCGTGCTCTGGGGCGCGGCGACCGGAGACACCTCGCTCCGCGACCTCGGCAGCTACCTGCTGACGACGGAGTCCGAGGCGATCACCCAGTACTGGTTCGACGCGAGCGAGCAGGTCTTCCCCGCCTCCTACAAGTACGGCACGGTCGGCATGGTCTGGGGCAGCGGCGCCGCGTACTCCACCTGGTGGACCGCCAACCCGGAGGAGATCCACGGCATCAACGTCCTTCCCGTGAGCGGAGGTTCACTCCACCTGGCCCGTGAGAAGGCCGCCATCACGCGGAACATCGCCGAGATGGAGCGCGAGAACGGAGGACCGGCCCAGGAGTGGCGCGACCTGCTCTGGGAGTTCGAGGCACTGGCCGATCCGACTTCGGCGAAGGCCAAGTGGGATGGTGTGAACGGCAATTACACCCCAGAGCAGGGTGAGTCCAAGGCGCACGCCTACCACTGGATCAACACCCTCGGCACACTCGGCGCACCGGACATGACGGTCAGCGGCGACCTGCCCACGTCCGCCGTCTTCAGCAAGAACGGAACCCGCACCTACGCCGCGCACAACCACGGCTCCGCCGCCCGTACGGTGACCTTCTCGGATGGCAAAACCCTTGCTGTGCCGGCCCGTTCGACGGCCACGGGCACCGGCGCCGGAAACCCGGACCCGGAGGAGCCGGGACCGTCCACCGGGAACACCTTTCGCCTCAAGACCGGCGGCGTCCTCACCACCGCCACCACCGATCCGGCCGGCGCGGACACCCTGGCCTCGGCCGACGGCGTGAACCGGGACGGCACCCCGTACCGGCCGAACGTCTACGAGGTGAAGCAGGTCAACGGCAAGCTCGCCGCGGGGGTCGCCACCGCGTTCCGGCTCCGGGTGGACGCGGGCGCCAGGGTCGGGCTCGCCCCGCAGGTCCGGGTCAGCTACGACCTGACCGGTGACGGCACCTTCGACCGCACCGAAACCTTCCGCTACTTCGCGACCGACCCGGTCGCGGGCTGGGAGGAGTACACGCAGGCGGTCGGCGCGCAGGCCGTCACCGGCAGCCTGGGCGAACTCAAGAACGGCACCGTCCGCCTGGAGATCTGGAACGCGCTGGGCACGGGCACGTCCCAGGTGCAGACGGGCACGGACGCGGCGGTGCTGAGGATCCCGTACGTGTAG
- a CDS encoding LacI family DNA-binding transcriptional regulator, which produces MPEQSPGSRPTLEAVAARAGVSRATASRVVNGGDGVRKPLVDKVLRAVDELGYVPNHAARTLVTRRTGAVAVVIAEPEVRIFSDPFFSQQIRGISKELTAHDTQLVLLLVEGPGDFDRITRYLSGGHVDGALAFSLHTNDPLPAITRRAGIPTVFGGRPGWTAGPGEQVVPYVDADNRGGARVAVRYLRDLGRERIAHIGGPPDQTSAMDRLDGYRDVLLDMDPTLVAQGAFTVESGARAMAELLERRPDLDAVFVANDLMASGALRVLRERGIAVPEQVAVVGFDDMDPVAKETDPPLTTVSQDIEGQGRLMARLLLRTLDRTGNGTAPDSVITPTMLVRRASA; this is translated from the coding sequence TTGCCCGAGCAGTCCCCCGGGTCCCGCCCCACCCTGGAAGCCGTCGCGGCGCGTGCGGGAGTCTCCCGGGCCACCGCCTCGCGGGTCGTCAACGGGGGCGACGGGGTCCGCAAACCGCTGGTCGACAAGGTGCTGCGGGCGGTCGACGAGCTCGGCTACGTCCCCAACCACGCGGCACGGACGCTGGTGACCCGGCGGACGGGCGCCGTGGCCGTCGTCATCGCGGAGCCGGAGGTGCGGATCTTCTCGGACCCCTTCTTCTCCCAGCAGATCCGGGGCATCAGCAAGGAGCTGACCGCCCACGACACCCAGCTCGTACTGCTGCTGGTGGAGGGGCCGGGCGACTTCGACCGGATCACCCGGTACCTGTCCGGCGGGCACGTGGACGGAGCGCTCGCCTTCTCACTGCACACGAACGACCCGCTGCCCGCGATCACCCGGCGAGCGGGGATTCCGACCGTGTTCGGAGGCCGGCCCGGCTGGACCGCCGGCCCCGGCGAACAGGTCGTTCCCTACGTCGACGCCGACAACCGGGGCGGGGCCCGCGTCGCCGTGCGGTACCTGCGGGACCTCGGGCGGGAGCGGATCGCCCACATCGGCGGGCCGCCCGACCAGACCTCGGCGATGGACCGCCTCGACGGCTACCGCGACGTACTGCTGGACATGGATCCGACGCTCGTCGCCCAGGGCGCGTTCACCGTGGAGAGCGGGGCACGGGCCATGGCGGAACTGCTGGAACGGCGGCCCGACCTGGACGCCGTGTTCGTCGCGAACGACCTGATGGCTTCGGGGGCGCTGCGGGTCCTGCGGGAGCGCGGGATCGCGGTGCCCGAGCAGGTGGCGGTCGTCGGGTTCGACGACATGGATCCGGTGGCCAAGGAGACCGACCCGCCGCTGACCACCGTCAGCCAGGACATCGAGGGCCAGGGACGGCTGATGGCACGCCTTCTGCTGCGCACCCTCGACCGTACCGGGAACGGCACGGCACCCGACTCCGTGATCACCCCGACCATGCTGGTCCGGCGGGCCTCGGCCTGA
- a CDS encoding carbohydrate ABC transporter permease, which yields MTALAPPPTSPAKRRPPRERPGKHPWLRKGSGAGKTMTGGWIAYLILGFALLISAFPFYWTIVAASRSNADLAQVPPSLLPGPNLMKNVEAVLEEADIGKALLNSLIVSGAITVGTVLSCTLAGFAFAKLKFRGRSALLTLTIGTMMIPPQLGVIPLFMLIAELQWVNQLQAVILPGLVSAFGVFFMRQYLIQSLPDELIEAARVDGASTARIFWSIVIPIARPGMAVLGMLTFMTAWNDFFWPVIALSSQEPTVQVALRQLGGGYVNDQSVIMAGTLLGTLPVLLVFGLLGRQIVGGIMQGAVKG from the coding sequence ATGACCGCGCTCGCCCCACCGCCGACCTCGCCCGCGAAGCGCCGCCCTCCGCGGGAGCGGCCCGGCAAGCACCCCTGGCTCCGCAAGGGCAGCGGAGCCGGGAAGACGATGACGGGCGGCTGGATCGCCTACCTCATCCTCGGATTCGCGCTGCTGATCTCGGCGTTCCCCTTCTACTGGACGATCGTCGCGGCCAGCCGGTCCAACGCGGACCTGGCTCAGGTGCCGCCGAGCCTGCTGCCCGGCCCGAACCTGATGAAGAACGTCGAGGCGGTCCTCGAAGAGGCCGACATCGGCAAGGCCCTGCTGAACTCGCTGATCGTCTCCGGGGCCATCACCGTGGGCACGGTGCTCTCCTGCACGCTGGCCGGGTTCGCCTTCGCCAAGCTGAAGTTCCGGGGCCGGAGCGCGCTGCTGACCCTGACGATCGGGACGATGATGATCCCGCCGCAGCTCGGCGTGATCCCGCTGTTCATGCTGATCGCCGAACTCCAGTGGGTGAACCAGCTCCAGGCCGTGATCCTGCCGGGTCTGGTGTCGGCGTTCGGGGTGTTCTTCATGCGCCAGTACCTGATCCAGTCGTTGCCGGACGAACTGATCGAGGCGGCCCGCGTCGACGGGGCCTCCACGGCCCGCATCTTCTGGTCGATCGTGATCCCGATCGCGCGTCCGGGGATGGCGGTGCTCGGAATGCTCACGTTCATGACCGCGTGGAACGACTTCTTCTGGCCGGTCATCGCGCTGTCCTCACAGGAGCCGACCGTGCAGGTCGCCCTGCGGCAGCTCGGCGGCGGCTACGTCAACGACCAGTCGGTCATCATGGCCGGCACCCTGCTCGGCACCCTGCCGGTGCTGCTCGTCTTCGGCCTGCTGGGCCGGCAGATCGTCGGCGGCATCATGCAGGGCGCGGTGAAGGGCTGA
- a CDS encoding ABC transporter substrate-binding protein, which translates to MPIARAAKRATARLGAVALTGALLAACGSGASPDASDGAGGKVTLTVDLFGSFGFKEAGLYEEYQKLHPKVTIKQSDTQDEADYWKSLQTRLAGGGGLADVQGVEVGRIASVTQQQSDKFQDLKEFGADKLKGQFAEAKWSAATTKDGKVLGLGTDVGPEAMCYRTDLFKQAGLPTDREELAKKWSTWDGYLELGKEYKKKAPAQSAWLDSIGSLYGVMIGQEKERYYDASGELIYEKNPAVKTAWDTSVKAAEAGLSAKLDQWSPQWNQAFAAGSFATIPCPAWMLGYVKGQAGEAGQGKWDVAKLPGGAGNWGGSYLSIPRAAKHKEEAYKLIEWLTAPEQQAKVFQKQGNFPSSTGAIAKIADAKDPYFSGAPIGQIFGDAAKESPVQVLGVHDQNVMQQLTNALSEVERKGVASDTAWETAKKGVANVIG; encoded by the coding sequence ATGCCCATCGCCCGAGCCGCCAAGAGAGCCACAGCCCGCCTCGGCGCGGTCGCCCTCACCGGGGCCCTCCTCGCCGCCTGTGGATCCGGCGCCTCACCGGACGCCTCCGACGGCGCGGGCGGAAAAGTCACCCTCACGGTCGACCTCTTCGGATCCTTCGGCTTCAAGGAGGCCGGGCTCTACGAGGAGTACCAGAAGCTCCACCCCAAGGTGACGATCAAGCAGAGCGACACCCAGGACGAGGCGGACTACTGGAAGTCGCTCCAGACCCGCCTCGCGGGCGGCGGCGGTCTCGCGGACGTGCAGGGCGTCGAGGTGGGCAGGATCGCGTCGGTCACCCAGCAGCAGTCCGACAAGTTCCAGGACCTCAAGGAGTTCGGGGCCGACAAGCTCAAGGGCCAGTTCGCCGAGGCCAAGTGGTCGGCGGCGACCACGAAGGACGGCAAGGTCCTCGGCCTCGGCACGGACGTGGGCCCCGAGGCCATGTGCTACCGCACCGACCTCTTCAAGCAGGCCGGTCTCCCCACCGACCGCGAGGAGCTCGCGAAGAAGTGGTCCACGTGGGACGGCTACCTGGAGCTGGGCAAGGAGTACAAGAAGAAGGCACCCGCCCAGAGCGCCTGGCTGGACAGCATCGGATCCCTCTACGGGGTCATGATCGGCCAGGAGAAGGAGCGGTACTATGACGCCTCGGGCGAGTTGATCTACGAGAAGAACCCAGCGGTCAAGACGGCCTGGGACACCTCCGTCAAGGCGGCCGAGGCCGGCCTGAGCGCCAAGCTCGACCAGTGGTCGCCGCAGTGGAACCAGGCCTTCGCCGCCGGTTCGTTCGCCACCATTCCGTGCCCGGCCTGGATGCTCGGCTACGTCAAGGGCCAGGCCGGCGAGGCGGGCCAGGGCAAGTGGGACGTCGCCAAGCTGCCGGGCGGAGCGGGCAATTGGGGCGGCTCGTACCTGTCGATCCCGCGTGCGGCCAAGCACAAGGAAGAGGCGTACAAGCTGATCGAGTGGCTCACCGCGCCGGAGCAGCAGGCGAAGGTCTTCCAGAAGCAGGGCAACTTCCCCTCCTCGACGGGCGCGATCGCGAAGATCGCGGATGCCAAGGACCCGTACTTCTCGGGCGCCCCGATCGGCCAGATCTTCGGTGACGCGGCCAAGGAGTCCCCGGTCCAGGTGCTGGGCGTGCACGACCAGAACGTGATGCAGCAGTTGACGAACGCGCTGAGCGAGGTCGAGCGCAAGGGCGTCGCGTCGGACACCGCGTGGGAGACGGCGAAGAAGGGCGTGGCGAACGTGATCGGCTGA